A genome region from Novipirellula caenicola includes the following:
- a CDS encoding dihydrodipicolinate synthase family protein: protein MTNRISGILTPHITPVDSQGRVDEDRLCEYIDWLIDHGVDGLYPNGSTGEFVRFTPEERRRIIRVVVDHTAGRVPILAGAAEANVKETIAACDAYGEMGVRAVAIVAPFYYRLSAEGVYAYFKEIADTVSVDVTLYNIPMFASPIDLPTIVRLAEECPRVIGIKDSSGDLPLMMRMIAAIRPSRDDFTFLTGWDAALAPMLIAGADGGTNASSGVVPELTRDIHRAVKDKNIDEAMRLQYQLLPLFDAMIGLGEFPEGFRAGARSRGWNLGPGRVPVTAEQREAINAAQRQIDDLVDGYLGRA from the coding sequence ATGACGAACCGCATCTCTGGGATTTTGACGCCTCACATCACTCCGGTCGACTCACAGGGACGCGTCGACGAAGACCGTTTGTGTGAATACATCGATTGGCTGATCGACCATGGTGTCGACGGGTTGTACCCCAACGGCAGCACGGGTGAGTTTGTTCGTTTTACGCCCGAAGAGCGACGTCGAATCATTCGCGTGGTCGTGGATCATACGGCCGGTCGCGTACCGATTTTGGCCGGAGCGGCCGAGGCGAATGTCAAAGAAACGATTGCGGCCTGCGATGCGTATGGCGAAATGGGAGTTCGTGCGGTGGCGATCGTAGCCCCCTTCTATTACCGGCTCAGTGCCGAAGGGGTTTACGCCTACTTCAAAGAAATCGCGGACACCGTCTCGGTGGATGTGACGCTTTATAACATTCCAATGTTCGCATCGCCGATCGATCTGCCCACCATCGTCCGGTTAGCCGAGGAATGTCCTCGAGTCATCGGCATCAAAGACAGCTCGGGGGATCTGCCGTTGATGATGCGAATGATTGCCGCGATTCGCCCGTCTCGTGATGACTTTACTTTCTTGACCGGATGGGACGCCGCGCTGGCACCGATGTTGATCGCCGGCGCCGACGGTGGCACGAATGCCTCGAGCGGCGTGGTGCCCGAGTTGACTCGCGACATTCACCGCGCGGTGAAGGACAAAAATATCGACGAAGCGATGCGGCTGCAGTACCAGCTGCTTCCGCTGTTTGACGCGATGATCGGACTTGGCGAATTCCCGGAAGGTTTTCGCGCCGGGGCCAGATCGCGAGGTTGGAACTTGGGGCCTGGACGAGTTCCTGTCACCGCAGAACAACGCGAGGCCATCAATGCGGCTCAGCGTCAGATTGACGATTTAGTTGACGGCTATCTTGGCCGCGCCTAG
- a CDS encoding class I SAM-dependent methyltransferase: protein MQTLLRHLSGWAYTHNSPVLKGRAKRMRAFQDRVKPPEDANILDLGGSPLVWKLIPHNYRVTLVNLPGFNDPDAETDPRYRFIDGDACDLRDRFADQSFDIVFSNSVIEHVGDEPRQAAFASEVHRLAASHWIQTPSDRFPLEVHTGVPFYWKLPDTMRNRLHRSWQKKLPEWYDMIRETRVLSCERMTSLFPDSQCYRERLAMMEKSYAFYRPFTGRDASAKQSV from the coding sequence ATGCAGACGCTGCTTCGCCATCTTTCGGGATGGGCCTACACGCACAACTCTCCCGTTTTGAAGGGCCGGGCCAAACGGATGAGGGCGTTCCAGGATCGTGTGAAACCGCCCGAAGACGCCAACATTCTCGACCTCGGTGGTTCTCCGCTGGTCTGGAAATTGATCCCGCACAACTACCGAGTCACGCTCGTTAATCTGCCGGGATTCAATGACCCTGATGCCGAAACCGATCCGCGTTACCGATTCATCGACGGCGACGCCTGTGATCTGCGTGATCGATTTGCCGATCAGTCGTTCGACATTGTGTTTAGCAATTCGGTAATCGAACATGTCGGCGACGAACCTCGCCAAGCGGCTTTTGCTTCGGAAGTCCATCGACTCGCAGCGTCGCATTGGATTCAAACGCCGAGTGACCGATTCCCGCTCGAAGTACACACCGGTGTTCCCTTCTACTGGAAACTGCCCGACACGATGCGGAACCGTTTGCATCGGTCGTGGCAGAAGAAGTTACCCGAGTGGTACGACATGATTCGCGAAACGCGAGTGCTCAGCTGCGAGCGGATGACAAGTCTGTTTCCTGATTCGCAGTGCTACCGAGAGCGATTGGCGATGATGGAAAAATCGTACGCTTTCTATCGCCCGTTCACCGGGCGTGATGCATCCGCCAAACAAAGCGTCTGA
- a CDS encoding glycine zipper domain-containing protein, whose translation MISKSSFRWWIISSIAIFLPSVGYGQAGTQRGATLGGLAGAVAGGLIGDHNGEAGAGAAIGGVVGAVTGGLLGNAADKERQYQQQQQYYQSQQHYYQAQQANTAATQSAVSIADVVSMSRSGLSDSVITNQINQRGVQQKLQVADIIALHQQGVSEVVISAMQHAPTGIQQSARVSAPTIVAQPVVRQPIIVEEPIVVPAYRPRYYYHDYHHHHHPAHRRGGIHIGF comes from the coding sequence ATGATTTCGAAATCAAGCTTTCGCTGGTGGATTATCAGCTCGATCGCCATTTTTCTGCCAAGTGTTGGGTACGGCCAAGCAGGTACTCAGCGTGGTGCCACGTTGGGCGGATTGGCCGGCGCCGTTGCCGGCGGGTTGATCGGAGACCACAACGGCGAAGCGGGCGCGGGTGCCGCAATCGGTGGTGTCGTTGGCGCCGTCACGGGTGGATTGCTTGGCAACGCTGCCGACAAAGAACGCCAATATCAGCAGCAACAACAGTACTATCAATCGCAACAACACTATTATCAAGCTCAACAGGCCAACACCGCAGCGACCCAATCCGCGGTTTCGATCGCAGACGTGGTATCGATGAGCCGCAGTGGTCTTAGCGATAGTGTGATCACAAACCAAATCAACCAACGCGGAGTGCAACAAAAGCTGCAAGTCGCCGACATCATCGCGCTGCACCAACAAGGCGTCAGCGAAGTTGTGATTTCAGCAATGCAACATGCCCCCACCGGCATCCAACAATCCGCTCGCGTTTCGGCGCCGACAATCGTCGCGCAACCGGTGGTTCGCCAACCGATCATCGTCGAAGAACCGATTGTGGTTCCAGCTTATCGACCTCGCTACTACTATCACGATTACCATCACCACCATCACCCGGCACACCGCCGTGGTGGAATCCACATTGGATTCTAA
- the nrdR gene encoding transcriptional regulator NrdR gives MRCPYCHVDNDRVLETRAAEGGYIVRRKRVCSSCQRRFSTLEKLEQLNVRVVKNDQTREPLDREKIRRGIERACSKRPIQSSKIEQVVQSIEADIYESFDSEVTATQIGDIVLKHLASLDQVAFIRFASVYREFDGANDFIRAISNIGGSAPDPPR, from the coding sequence ATGCGTTGCCCCTACTGCCACGTCGACAACGACCGAGTTCTTGAAACCCGAGCCGCCGAAGGGGGCTACATCGTGCGGCGAAAACGGGTCTGTTCGTCTTGCCAACGACGCTTTTCGACCTTGGAAAAACTCGAACAATTGAACGTTCGAGTCGTCAAAAACGATCAAACACGCGAACCCTTGGACCGCGAAAAGATTCGCCGAGGTATCGAGCGAGCCTGTTCCAAACGTCCGATCCAAAGCTCGAAAATTGAGCAGGTCGTCCAGTCGATCGAAGCCGACATCTACGAGTCATTTGATTCGGAAGTCACCGCGACGCAGATCGGCGACATTGTGCTGAAACATCTGGCATCGCTGGACCAAGTCGCCTTTATCCGCTTTGCCAGCGTTTATCGTGAATTTGATGGCGCCAATGACTTCATTCGGGCAATCTCCAATATCGGCGGCTCGGCGCCGGATCCGCCCCGCTGA
- a CDS encoding GYF domain-containing protein, translated as MAEWYIQQLNAPEDLGPLRPSDLLKKVRSGDVKPDTLIRKDDSAWFHAAEVGGLFEAAMRPTIEYFCPQCNHPVAEPPVMCSHCGREIRKAKTRITENTISNGSRLPDQPGRSVQSWLKRKMLRRPGEGEA; from the coding sequence GTGGCCGAGTGGTATATCCAGCAGCTGAATGCGCCCGAAGACCTTGGCCCATTGCGGCCAAGTGATCTATTGAAGAAGGTTCGAAGTGGCGACGTCAAACCGGACACACTGATCCGCAAGGATGATTCGGCTTGGTTTCATGCGGCCGAAGTCGGTGGATTGTTCGAAGCGGCGATGCGTCCGACCATCGAATACTTTTGTCCTCAGTGCAATCACCCGGTTGCTGAACCGCCGGTGATGTGTTCGCACTGCGGTCGTGAAATACGGAAGGCGAAAACCCGTATCACCGAGAATACGATCTCCAATGGCTCACGTCTGCCGGACCAGCCAGGTCGCTCGGTACAAAGTTGGTTGAAACGCAAAATGCTACGCCGGCCCGGAGAGGGCGAAGCGTAG
- a CDS encoding pilus assembly protein N-terminal domain-containing protein translates to MAPAATRFLMPPLPLPTIQQTGHYQQPGHDSQTGRYPVSQSNTTARPNVRANPFFDREEEVNRSDSAIQLASGDDQPAVRLKPIGAAIGLQPIGSPKIVRPSGSAMTIETPPAAAVRTNPLIGSSHHENGDLVEAVVAHPAEEPNLAAPVAAGPVSSGPAATGPVASAQPSMVISMVTPPTIDAENAFEQNKSAASDDDATLQPIEFAAVPQGEPAAGSENAGGELVSDSEPIFFSFSDDSEGLTPPSNAPSETSHEAITEVAVAPEVTASEPMAYEPVANGPTTSGPTANEAAMSGQDTHEMVIDEPASSVASDNVDAESRETNHHETNLHETSDNAAALVLPAPVSIVDPVIEHVPAVTLQPLSDVATSPAELMELSESDELRPRGPSINVAPEINQHAGQARKPAKRYRPPVAVESPPLGFERLVDQASLGTVQPVSPPRLNETRDTSAGHSFASEVTQPTGSAIPLYMTQAQVRSLTIGGELRRVSIEDQNVCRAIASGHNELKLIGAGRGVTRLVVWADGTPDAPAKVQHFDVHVQDAVDATGDSLGDKAELLNRTISKSFPDSRVLVKTEGDHLVISGSCTSEDTATKILRMVRKTCLIPVHDELKVR, encoded by the coding sequence ATGGCACCTGCAGCCACGCGTTTCCTAATGCCACCGTTACCGCTGCCAACGATCCAGCAAACGGGGCACTACCAACAACCCGGTCACGATTCGCAAACCGGTCGTTACCCGGTGAGCCAATCCAACACCACCGCTCGGCCCAACGTCCGCGCCAATCCCTTCTTTGATCGCGAAGAAGAGGTGAACCGATCGGATTCGGCGATCCAATTGGCATCGGGCGATGACCAACCCGCCGTTCGGCTTAAACCGATCGGTGCTGCGATTGGGCTGCAACCGATTGGCAGTCCCAAAATCGTCCGTCCCTCGGGTTCGGCGATGACGATCGAAACGCCACCGGCGGCTGCGGTGCGAACCAATCCGCTGATCGGTTCATCGCATCACGAAAACGGTGACCTCGTCGAAGCCGTGGTAGCCCACCCGGCCGAAGAGCCCAACCTAGCCGCTCCGGTAGCCGCGGGTCCGGTTTCGTCGGGTCCTGCTGCCACAGGTCCTGTTGCGTCGGCACAGCCATCGATGGTGATTTCGATGGTGACTCCGCCGACGATCGACGCCGAGAACGCATTCGAACAAAACAAATCGGCGGCGTCCGACGACGATGCGACCTTGCAACCGATCGAGTTTGCTGCGGTGCCTCAAGGCGAACCCGCCGCGGGCAGCGAGAATGCCGGCGGCGAATTGGTTTCGGATTCTGAGCCTATCTTCTTTTCGTTTTCGGATGACAGCGAAGGGTTGACGCCGCCTAGCAACGCACCAAGCGAGACGAGTCACGAGGCAATCACCGAGGTTGCGGTCGCACCCGAAGTGACGGCAAGTGAGCCTATGGCCTACGAGCCAGTTGCAAACGGGCCAACGACATCCGGGCCAACGGCAAACGAAGCGGCGATGTCGGGGCAAGACACGCACGAGATGGTGATCGATGAGCCAGCCAGCAGTGTGGCTTCGGACAACGTTGACGCCGAGAGCCGCGAGACGAATCATCACGAAACGAATCTTCATGAAACCAGCGACAACGCAGCCGCGTTGGTACTGCCGGCTCCCGTGTCGATCGTCGATCCGGTGATCGAACACGTCCCCGCAGTAACATTGCAGCCGTTAAGTGATGTTGCGACATCACCTGCGGAATTGATGGAATTGTCCGAGTCGGACGAACTGCGACCCCGCGGTCCTTCGATCAACGTGGCTCCCGAGATCAACCAGCATGCGGGGCAAGCTCGCAAACCTGCCAAACGCTATCGTCCGCCGGTTGCAGTGGAATCTCCGCCACTTGGATTCGAACGACTGGTGGACCAAGCATCGCTTGGCACCGTTCAACCGGTCAGCCCACCGAGGTTAAACGAAACTCGCGATACCTCAGCCGGTCATTCGTTTGCGAGCGAGGTTACGCAGCCAACCGGCAGCGCCATCCCGCTGTACATGACCCAAGCTCAGGTCCGATCATTGACGATCGGTGGCGAACTTCGACGCGTCAGCATCGAAGACCAAAACGTGTGCCGCGCCATCGCCTCGGGTCACAACGAATTGAAGTTAATCGGAGCCGGACGAGGCGTTACCCGTCTAGTCGTCTGGGCGGATGGAACGCCTGACGCTCCGGCGAAGGTCCAACATTTTGATGTGCATGTTCAAGACGCAGTGGATGCGACCGGCGACTCGCTCGGCGATAAAGCAGAGCTGCTCAACCGAACGATTAGCAAATCGTTTCCTGATAGCCGCGTGCTAGTCAAAACCGAGGGTGACCACTTGGTCATTAGCGGATCGTGTACAAGCGAGGACACTGCAACGAAGATCCTTCGTATGGTACGCAAGACTTGCTTGATTCCTGTGCATGACGAACTGAAGGTTCGCTAG
- a CDS encoding TrmH family RNA methyltransferase: MSDPEPLVLRSPANPTVRRLIRLRDNRTRRREKRLLVDGWRETLQAIDAGLDLVGLYLPESGPADPKNHDSGDRTRHHHASSADPLPANQERANHDPRVRIVIEKAKTSQTIRVVSDAIMSRIAYGESPRGVVSEFVQPDHSLDDLTLPPNALILVLDSLEKPGNIGAVFRCADAAGVDAVILCGGGSDIYNPNAIRSSLGTVFQIPAAVGSESEVARYLSDHKIRPLAARVESSDELWATDFSGPIAVIVGSEANGLGSRWQRDGDGNPVAGVRIPMFGKVDSLNVSVSAAVVLFEARRNRPRG, translated from the coding sequence ATGAGCGATCCGGAGCCACTGGTACTTCGCAGCCCCGCAAACCCCACCGTTCGACGCCTGATCCGATTAAGGGATAATCGTACACGACGACGCGAGAAGCGTCTGCTTGTCGACGGTTGGCGGGAAACGCTGCAAGCGATCGATGCCGGTTTGGACTTGGTCGGACTTTACCTGCCCGAATCAGGTCCGGCAGATCCGAAGAATCATGATTCCGGCGATCGGACCCGACACCACCACGCATCGTCCGCGGATCCCCTACCTGCGAACCAGGAGCGTGCAAACCATGATCCGAGAGTTCGTATCGTCATTGAAAAAGCCAAGACTTCACAAACGATTCGAGTTGTTTCGGATGCCATCATGTCGCGAATTGCCTATGGCGAGTCGCCTCGCGGGGTGGTCAGCGAATTTGTGCAACCCGACCACTCGCTTGACGATTTGACGCTGCCGCCGAACGCACTGATATTGGTTTTGGACAGTTTAGAAAAACCGGGAAATATCGGTGCCGTTTTTCGCTGTGCGGACGCTGCCGGGGTCGATGCGGTGATTTTGTGTGGGGGCGGCAGCGATATTTACAATCCCAATGCAATCCGCAGCAGTCTGGGGACCGTCTTTCAAATCCCCGCGGCGGTCGGCAGCGAATCCGAAGTCGCTCGCTATTTGAGCGACCACAAAATTCGTCCGCTAGCGGCACGGGTCGAGTCATCGGATGAACTTTGGGCGACCGATTTCTCAGGTCCAATTGCCGTGATCGTGGGCAGCGAAGCCAACGGACTCGGTTCGCGTTGGCAGCGTGATGGCGACGGCAACCCGGTCGCTGGAGTGCGAATTCCCATGTTTGGCAAGGTCGACAGCCTAAATGTTTCGGTTTCCGCAGCGGTCGTACTGTTCGAAGCCAGACGCAACCGACCACGAGGCTGA
- a CDS encoding N-acetyltransferase, with product MSKMPICDVVSSKRDQKEFLDLERELYRDNAYWVPPLWAERRKIVGFKHHPFYDDADRQAFLVRRDGRAVGRILAVVNHAHNRCHNEKRGFVGFFECEDDSEASKLLFQHAFDWLRQQGMTDVRGPVHPSLNYEVGLLVDGFDSSPTFMIPYNHPYYERLFLESGFEKVQDLFSYDAHMDILEDLDPKLAFVIEEATRRFKVNCRPIDRKRFKEDVRSFLEIYNQSLQRTWGYVPMSEAEIKVQSDGLKHLIVPELTSIAEIDGRPVGAGFGLLDYNQIIRKIDGKLFPFGWLKLLTGKRKIDRLRLISTNVLPEYQKWGLGLVTLSRILPDAIEFGIQIGEFSWVLESNSLSRGTIERGGATRTKTHRLYDRSLQ from the coding sequence ATGAGCAAGATGCCAATCTGTGACGTAGTCAGCTCGAAACGCGACCAAAAGGAATTCCTCGATTTAGAGCGGGAACTCTATCGGGACAACGCCTACTGGGTGCCACCGCTATGGGCCGAACGCCGCAAAATCGTTGGTTTTAAACACCATCCGTTTTATGACGATGCCGATCGCCAAGCATTCCTGGTCCGCCGCGATGGACGTGCGGTCGGCCGCATTCTCGCGGTCGTCAATCATGCTCACAATCGTTGCCACAACGAAAAACGTGGCTTTGTCGGATTCTTTGAGTGCGAAGACGACAGCGAAGCGAGCAAATTGCTGTTCCAGCATGCCTTTGATTGGCTGCGACAACAAGGGATGACCGATGTTCGCGGCCCGGTTCATCCGAGTCTGAATTACGAGGTCGGGTTGTTGGTCGACGGTTTCGATTCGTCACCCACATTCATGATCCCCTATAACCACCCCTACTATGAGCGTCTGTTTCTCGAATCAGGCTTTGAAAAAGTCCAAGATCTGTTCAGCTACGACGCGCACATGGACATCCTCGAAGACTTGGATCCCAAATTGGCGTTCGTGATCGAAGAGGCGACACGTCGATTCAAAGTGAATTGCCGGCCGATCGATCGCAAGCGATTTAAGGAAGACGTTCGCTCGTTCTTGGAAATTTACAATCAATCGCTGCAGCGAACGTGGGGCTATGTCCCGATGAGCGAAGCGGAAATCAAGGTGCAGAGCGATGGTTTGAAGCATTTGATCGTGCCCGAATTGACCAGCATCGCGGAAATCGATGGTCGCCCTGTCGGCGCCGGCTTTGGGCTGTTGGATTACAACCAAATCATTCGCAAAATCGATGGCAAGCTGTTTCCATTTGGATGGCTGAAACTGCTGACGGGGAAACGAAAGATCGATCGGTTGCGGTTGATTAGCACCAATGTGTTGCCGGAGTACCAGAAATGGGGACTCGGATTGGTCACGCTGTCGCGAATCCTGCCCGATGCGATCGAGTTTGGCATCCAGATTGGCGAGTTTTCTTGGGTTTTGGAAAGCAATTCACTCTCGCGAGGCACGATCGAACGTGGCGGGGCAACGCGAACCAAGACGCATCGGCTGTACGATCGATCCTTGCAGTGA
- a CDS encoding beta-ketoacyl-[acyl-carrier-protein] synthase family protein, which yields MPEHRIVITGAGVASAIGLGHQDFFAAFLRGDSGVRSLADRDDDGPTPPAGHENDGLWIGAPIVGFDGKQFVKPRKALKVMSREIQLAYVASMMAIEDAGLDSVFPAAESDADSTASDDNVTRFAPKEIGTVFGSEMLYGPPTELAEAFQKCLDDDGTMDESRFGEAAMRSVMPLWMLKYLPNMPACHVGIAINAHGPNNTLVLGDTSGPAALDEAISCLNRGIATCMISGAAGTRINATRLNYRNDLPIAESTENVAEASRPFDPTAKGVVGGEAAAVFVLERLEAAVQRGAKPIAEVVAMTSRFVASEGMQLVKRTCDIDTPGIRGSAAAIKLAIDDALRKAKLSPADIGMVVSHAMGDPVIDRQERQALESSLPEVPVVTPIAKLGHTGAASGSIEILVGVLALKHKQIPPSLQWNGSAESKPGVTAAKPLQKSHVLCLSHTSEGAAIATVLASV from the coding sequence ATGCCGGAACACCGAATTGTCATTACCGGAGCGGGCGTGGCGTCTGCGATCGGACTGGGACATCAAGATTTCTTTGCTGCGTTTCTTCGCGGGGATTCCGGAGTGCGATCGCTGGCCGATCGCGACGATGACGGTCCAACTCCCCCGGCGGGGCACGAAAACGACGGACTGTGGATCGGCGCCCCGATCGTCGGGTTTGACGGAAAACAGTTCGTAAAACCTCGCAAAGCCCTGAAGGTGATGTCTCGCGAGATCCAACTCGCCTACGTCGCATCGATGATGGCGATTGAAGATGCCGGACTCGATTCGGTCTTTCCCGCTGCCGAATCGGACGCGGATTCCACCGCGTCCGACGACAACGTGACTCGGTTTGCTCCCAAGGAAATCGGAACCGTCTTTGGCAGCGAGATGCTGTATGGACCGCCTACCGAATTGGCCGAGGCGTTCCAGAAATGTCTCGACGACGATGGCACGATGGACGAGTCGCGTTTTGGCGAAGCGGCGATGCGAAGCGTGATGCCGCTGTGGATGCTGAAATACTTGCCCAACATGCCCGCCTGTCACGTTGGGATCGCAATCAATGCCCACGGCCCCAACAACACGCTGGTGCTTGGTGATACGTCGGGACCCGCTGCGTTGGACGAGGCGATCTCGTGTCTGAACCGTGGCATCGCGACGTGCATGATCAGCGGGGCTGCTGGCACCCGGATCAACGCCACTCGGCTGAACTACCGCAATGACCTGCCTATCGCCGAGTCGACTGAGAACGTTGCCGAGGCATCACGTCCCTTTGATCCCACGGCAAAAGGGGTGGTCGGAGGCGAAGCCGCAGCGGTGTTTGTGCTGGAACGCCTCGAGGCGGCGGTGCAGCGAGGAGCAAAACCGATTGCCGAAGTGGTTGCGATGACCTCGCGGTTTGTCGCATCCGAAGGGATGCAGTTGGTCAAGCGAACCTGTGATATCGATACGCCTGGCATCCGTGGATCCGCCGCAGCGATCAAGTTGGCTATCGACGATGCCTTGCGAAAAGCGAAGCTAAGTCCGGCTGACATCGGGATGGTGGTTTCACACGCGATGGGAGATCCGGTAATCGATCGACAAGAACGACAAGCTCTTGAATCGAGTTTGCCCGAGGTACCGGTGGTGACGCCGATTGCCAAACTCGGGCACACCGGTGCGGCCAGCGGATCGATCGAAATCTTAGTCGGCGTGTTAGCGCTGAAGCACAAGCAAATTCCACCGTCGCTGCAGTGGAACGGTTCGGCTGAATCGAAGCCGGGGGTCACCGCTGCTAAGCCGCTACAGAAGTCGCATGTTCTGTGCCTGAGTCACACCTCCGAAGGCGCGGCAATCGCGACCGTCTTGGCCAGCGTGTAG
- a CDS encoding Gfo/Idh/MocA family oxidoreductase, translated as MQNTPSRRKFLKQSTVAAAGAAAIATNVARTAHAAGSDEIKFVVIGCGGRGSGAAANIMNTKGNVKLVAVADAFQNKAEYAVKRLAQSHKDKVAVPQDQIFAGLDAYKKAIDTDCDLVVIATPPGFKPQQFEYAIEKNRHVFMEKPVASDAPGVKRVLAAVEESKKKNRMVGIGLQRRHEPRYIETIKRIHDGAIGDVIAQRVYWNGGGIWYRNRDKDMTEMAFQTNNWYHFNWLSGDQICEQHIHNLDVGCWVKGDFPVECNGMGGRAQREGGDATKSQIFDHTFCEYTFADGSKMFSQGRHLAGGWNHVGEFAHGTKGSADPSGTIEGENPWKFSGKSPGGHQQEQHDLIEALMRGDIYNEGEYGAKSTFTAILGREACYSGKIVKWDELMEKGANLSPGIDEYTLESDPPVMPGPNGEYPVPVPGKHSPFA; from the coding sequence ATGCAGAATACCCCTTCTCGCCGCAAATTCCTCAAACAATCTACGGTTGCAGCCGCGGGTGCCGCAGCAATCGCAACCAATGTCGCTCGCACCGCTCACGCTGCGGGAAGCGATGAAATCAAATTCGTTGTGATCGGATGTGGCGGACGTGGGTCCGGTGCCGCAGCGAACATCATGAACACCAAAGGCAACGTCAAACTTGTCGCGGTAGCAGACGCGTTCCAGAACAAAGCCGAATACGCGGTCAAACGTCTAGCCCAGTCGCACAAGGACAAAGTCGCCGTCCCCCAAGACCAAATTTTCGCGGGACTGGATGCCTACAAAAAAGCGATCGACACCGATTGTGATCTGGTCGTGATTGCCACTCCCCCCGGATTCAAACCTCAACAATTTGAGTACGCGATCGAAAAAAATCGTCACGTGTTCATGGAAAAACCGGTCGCCTCGGACGCTCCCGGCGTCAAACGCGTGTTGGCGGCTGTCGAAGAATCGAAGAAAAAGAACCGCATGGTCGGCATCGGGCTGCAACGCCGTCACGAGCCACGGTACATCGAAACCATCAAACGAATTCACGATGGTGCAATCGGCGACGTGATCGCACAGCGTGTTTATTGGAACGGCGGCGGTATCTGGTACCGTAACCGTGACAAGGATATGACCGAAATGGCATTCCAAACCAATAACTGGTACCACTTCAATTGGCTCTCGGGCGACCAGATCTGCGAACAACACATTCACAATTTGGATGTCGGTTGCTGGGTCAAGGGAGATTTCCCGGTTGAATGTAACGGCATGGGTGGTCGTGCCCAGCGAGAAGGTGGTGACGCGACCAAGTCACAGATTTTCGACCACACATTCTGTGAGTACACCTTTGCCGACGGATCCAAGATGTTCAGCCAAGGCCGTCACTTGGCGGGCGGTTGGAACCACGTCGGCGAGTTCGCTCACGGCACCAAGGGATCAGCCGATCCATCGGGCACGATCGAAGGCGAAAATCCTTGGAAGTTCAGCGGCAAGAGCCCAGGTGGACATCAACAAGAGCAGCACGATTTGATCGAAGCGTTGATGCGAGGCGACATCTACAACGAAGGTGAATACGGCGCGAAGTCAACCTTCACCGCGATCCTCGGTCGCGAAGCCTGCTACTCGGGCAAGATCGTCAAGTGGGACGAGTTGATGGAAAAGGGTGCAAACCTTTCTCCTGGAATCGACGAGTACACCCTTGAGAGCGATCCTCCGGTGATGCCTGGCCCTAACGGCGAATACCCTGTGCCAGTTCCTGGAAAACACAGCCCGTTCGCGTAA